A stretch of Mycobacterium sp. ITM-2016-00316 DNA encodes these proteins:
- a CDS encoding TetR/AcrR family transcriptional regulator — protein MTGSERRQQLIEIARSLFAERGYDGTSVEEIAQRANVSKPVVYEHFGGKEGLYAVVVDREMSTLLDRITASLTNNRSRVRVELVALALLTYVEEHTDGFRILIRDSPAAITEGTYATLLNDAVNQVASILAGDFSRRGLDPDLAPLYAQALVGSVSMTAQWWLDVREPPKEVVAAHVVNLCWNGLTHLEPDPKLED, from the coding sequence ATGACCGGCAGCGAACGTCGTCAACAGCTCATCGAGATCGCCAGGTCGCTGTTCGCCGAGCGCGGCTACGACGGCACCTCCGTCGAGGAGATCGCGCAGCGCGCGAACGTGTCGAAACCCGTCGTCTACGAGCATTTCGGCGGCAAGGAAGGCCTCTACGCCGTCGTCGTCGACCGGGAGATGTCCACCCTGCTGGACAGGATCACCGCCTCGCTGACCAACAACCGCTCCCGGGTGCGCGTCGAACTGGTGGCGCTGGCGCTGCTGACCTACGTCGAGGAACACACCGACGGGTTCCGCATCCTCATCCGTGACTCCCCGGCGGCCATCACCGAGGGCACCTACGCGACGCTGCTCAATGACGCGGTCAACCAGGTGGCCTCCATCCTGGCCGGTGACTTCTCCCGGCGTGGACTGGACCCCGACCTGGCCCCGCTGTACGCCCAGGCGCTGGTCGGATCGGTCTCGATGACCGCGCAGTGGTGGCTCGATGTCCGTGAGCCGCCCAAGGAAGTGGTGGCCGCGCACGTGGTCAACCTGTGCTGGAACGGGCTGACGCACCTGGAGCCGGATCCCAAGCTCGAGGATTAG
- the glmU gene encoding bifunctional UDP-N-acetylglucosamine diphosphorylase/glucosamine-1-phosphate N-acetyltransferase GlmU yields the protein MRSATPKVLHPVGGRSMLAHVLHALTTLTPSHIVVVVGHGRDQVNDEVTKVAARTDSRISTVVQEEQLGTGHAVSVGLTGLPDDFAGTVVITTADVPLLGGATLATLAAAHAGAQATILTTTLDDPTGYGRIIRDADGAVAAIVEQADADDAQRAIDEINSGVYAFDAAALRTALTRLSTDNAQGELYITDAVAILRAEGHTVRAQHVADTIEVSGVNDRVQLAALGTELNRRTIERHQRAGVTIIDPATTWIDVDVEIGPDTVVHPGTQLLGATAIGTDCTIGPDSTLTSMEVGDGATVVRTHGELSVIGAGATVGPFTYLRPGTELGADGKLGAFVETKNSTIGTGTKVPHLTYVGDADIGEHSNIGASSVFVNYDGETKRRTTIGSHVRTGSDTMFVAPVTVGDGAYTGAGTVLRDDVPPGALAVSDNTQRTIEGWVLRKRPASASADAARKAGAPEPDA from the coding sequence ATGCGCTCGGCCACCCCCAAGGTGCTGCACCCCGTGGGCGGGCGCAGCATGCTGGCCCACGTGCTGCATGCACTCACCACACTGACGCCCAGCCACATCGTCGTCGTGGTCGGGCACGGGCGCGACCAGGTGAACGACGAGGTGACCAAAGTCGCCGCCCGCACCGACAGCCGGATCAGCACCGTGGTGCAGGAGGAACAACTCGGCACCGGGCATGCGGTGAGCGTCGGACTCACCGGTCTGCCCGATGACTTCGCCGGCACCGTCGTCATCACCACCGCCGATGTGCCGTTGCTCGGCGGCGCCACGCTGGCCACCCTGGCCGCCGCGCATGCCGGTGCCCAGGCGACCATCCTGACCACCACGCTGGACGACCCGACCGGGTACGGCCGCATCATCCGCGATGCCGATGGCGCGGTGGCGGCCATTGTCGAACAGGCCGACGCCGATGACGCCCAGCGCGCCATCGACGAGATCAACTCCGGGGTGTACGCGTTCGACGCCGCCGCCCTGCGCACGGCGCTGACCCGGCTGAGCACCGACAACGCCCAGGGCGAGCTGTACATCACCGATGCGGTGGCCATCCTGCGCGCCGAGGGGCACACCGTGCGCGCCCAGCATGTCGCCGACACCATCGAGGTGTCCGGGGTCAACGACCGCGTGCAGCTCGCCGCGCTGGGCACCGAGCTGAACCGCCGCACCATCGAACGCCACCAGCGGGCCGGGGTGACGATCATCGACCCGGCCACCACTTGGATCGACGTGGACGTGGAGATCGGGCCCGACACCGTCGTGCATCCGGGCACCCAGCTGCTAGGCGCCACCGCGATCGGCACCGACTGCACCATCGGGCCGGACAGCACACTGACCTCCATGGAGGTCGGTGACGGCGCGACGGTCGTCCGCACCCACGGCGAGCTTTCGGTCATCGGCGCGGGCGCCACCGTCGGACCGTTCACGTACCTGCGCCCAGGTACCGAGCTGGGCGCGGACGGCAAGCTCGGCGCGTTCGTCGAGACCAAGAATTCCACCATCGGCACCGGCACCAAGGTGCCGCACCTGACCTATGTCGGGGACGCCGACATCGGCGAGCACAGCAATATCGGCGCCTCCAGCGTCTTCGTCAACTACGACGGTGAGACCAAGCGGCGCACCACGATCGGCTCCCATGTCCGGACCGGTTCGGACACCATGTTCGTGGCGCCGGTGACCGTCGGGGACGGCGCCTACACCGGGGCGGGCACCGTGCTTCGCGACGATGTTCCGCCCGGTGCGCTGGCCGTCTCGGACAACACTCAGCGCACCATCGAGGGGTGGGTGCTGCGCAAACGCCCAGCAAGTGCCTCCGCCGACGCCGCACGCAAGGCCGGGGCCCCCGAACCCGACGCCTGA
- a CDS encoding ribose-phosphate diphosphokinase translates to MSHDWTDNRKNLMLFSGRAHPELAEQVAKELDVPVTAQTARDFANGEIFVRFDESVRGCDAFVLQSHPAPLNQWLMEQLLMIDALKRGSAKRITAILPFYPYARQDKKHRGREPISARLVADLYQTAGADRIITVDLHTDQIQGFFDGPVDHMRAQKLLTGYIAENYADADKVVVSPDSGRVRVAEKWADALGGVPLAFIHKTRDPLVPNQVKSNRVVGEVKGKTCILTDDMIDTGGTIAGAVNLLRQDGAKDVIIAATHGVLSDPAAQRLADCGAREVIVTNTLPINEEKRFPQLTVLSIAPLLANTIRAVFDNGSVTGLFDGSA, encoded by the coding sequence ATGAGCCACGACTGGACCGACAACCGTAAGAACCTGATGCTCTTCTCGGGTCGGGCCCACCCCGAGCTGGCCGAGCAGGTGGCCAAGGAGCTCGACGTCCCGGTGACCGCGCAGACCGCGCGCGACTTCGCCAACGGCGAGATCTTCGTCCGGTTCGACGAATCGGTGCGTGGCTGCGACGCCTTCGTGCTGCAGAGCCATCCCGCGCCGCTGAACCAGTGGCTGATGGAACAACTGCTCATGATCGACGCGCTCAAGCGCGGCAGCGCCAAGCGGATCACCGCGATCCTGCCGTTCTACCCGTACGCCCGTCAGGACAAGAAGCACCGCGGCCGTGAGCCGATCTCGGCCCGCCTGGTCGCCGACCTGTACCAGACCGCCGGCGCCGACCGCATCATCACCGTCGACCTGCACACCGACCAGATCCAGGGCTTCTTCGACGGCCCCGTGGACCATATGCGCGCCCAGAAGCTGCTCACCGGCTACATCGCCGAGAACTACGCCGACGCCGACAAGGTCGTCGTCTCCCCCGACTCCGGCCGGGTGCGCGTCGCCGAGAAGTGGGCCGACGCCCTCGGCGGTGTCCCGCTGGCCTTCATCCACAAGACCCGTGATCCGCTGGTGCCCAACCAGGTCAAGTCCAACCGGGTCGTCGGCGAGGTCAAGGGCAAGACCTGCATCCTGACCGACGACATGATCGACACCGGCGGCACCATCGCCGGCGCGGTCAACCTGCTGCGCCAGGACGGGGCGAAGGACGTGATCATCGCCGCGACGCACGGCGTGCTGTCCGACCCGGCCGCGCAGCGCCTGGCCGACTGCGGCGCCCGCGAGGTCATCGTCACCAACACCCTGCCGATCAACGAGGAGAAGCGGTTCCCGCAGCTCACCGTGCTCTCGATCGCGCCGCTGCTGGCCAACACCATCCGGGCGGTGTTCGACAACGGTTCGGTCACCGGACTGTTCGACGGATCCGCCTAG
- the arsC gene encoding arsenate reductase (glutaredoxin) (This arsenate reductase requires both glutathione and glutaredoxin to convert arsenate to arsenite, after which the efflux transporter formed by ArsA and ArsB can extrude the arsenite from the cell, providing resistance.), with translation MSRILHNPKCSTSRKTLELLRETGIEPEIVLYLKTPPTRAELATMIADAGIDVRAAVRKRESLYGELGLADASDEELLDAMARHPILIERPFVVTDKGTRLARPIDKVREIL, from the coding sequence GTGTCGCGAATCCTGCACAACCCGAAGTGCTCGACCTCACGCAAGACCCTGGAACTGTTGCGCGAGACCGGTATCGAACCCGAGATCGTGCTGTACCTGAAGACCCCGCCCACCAGGGCCGAGCTGGCCACGATGATCGCCGACGCCGGGATCGACGTGCGTGCGGCCGTCCGCAAACGTGAATCCCTCTACGGTGAGCTGGGTTTGGCCGACGCTTCCGATGAGGAGCTGCTCGATGCCATGGCCCGGCATCCGATCCTGATCGAGCGCCCGTTCGTCGTCACCGACAAGGGCACCCGGCTGGCACGTCCGATCGATAAGGTCCGCGAGATCTTGTGA
- a CDS encoding LpqN/LpqT family lipoprotein: protein MRAALAVVAAAAALLTGCGAATPDYQSLLATTPSRPTPTTSEETVPLSAYLESVGVKGEPVAPEKLTDLAVTVPRPKGWQDYTNTNLAPGTRVIADGETYPTAMLMVFTLDGDFDTAEALKHADVDAEISENFKKLNGSRDDFKGFPSSMIEGTYDVGGQRMQAYNRIVFATGKMPAKPAPGQLEPKAQKYLVQLTITSFADDAESKGAAIEQIISGFDVSAK, encoded by the coding sequence GTGAGAGCTGCACTTGCGGTGGTGGCGGCTGCGGCGGCGCTGCTCACCGGCTGCGGCGCGGCCACCCCGGACTACCAGTCGCTGCTGGCGACCACCCCGAGCCGGCCCACACCCACCACCTCCGAGGAAACGGTCCCGCTCTCGGCGTACCTGGAGAGCGTCGGGGTCAAGGGAGAACCGGTTGCCCCGGAGAAACTCACCGATCTGGCGGTGACGGTGCCGCGCCCGAAGGGCTGGCAGGACTACACCAACACCAATCTGGCGCCCGGCACCCGGGTGATCGCCGACGGCGAAACCTATCCGACGGCCATGCTGATGGTGTTCACCCTGGACGGCGATTTCGACACCGCCGAGGCGCTCAAGCATGCCGACGTCGACGCGGAGATATCGGAGAACTTCAAGAAGCTCAACGGTTCTCGCGACGACTTCAAGGGGTTCCCGTCCTCGATGATCGAGGGCACCTATGACGTGGGCGGGCAACGCATGCAGGCCTACAACCGCATCGTGTTCGCCACCGGGAAGATGCCCGCCAAACCCGCCCCGGGCCAGCTGGAACCCAAGGCGCAGAAATACCTGGTGCAGCTGACCATCACCAGCTTCGCCGACGACGCCGAGTCCAAGGGCGCGGCGATCGAGCAGATCATCTCCGGGTTCGACGTCTCGGCCAAGTAG